AACAAGTGTCCGCTAAGACTCCAGAGAAAGATACTGTACAAAATCAGGAGCAGAGCGAAGGTGagtattttttcttacaacaGATCTGTTTTAGTTTATTGACATTGGAAGagcttgtaatataaatttcataggAATGAGTATTGTacgtaatgaaaaaatttaatagaatgcATATAAGTGAAATATTTGGTTTTCAGCGGACGAAATGACGTGCACCCGAAAAATGAATTCTAATAACTCGTTTGACAATCAAAATATCGCTGAGaatcaaaataatgaaaatataagcAAAGAGAATCATTCTGCGAGTCATCAAAACGGAGGTGACGAAGCACGCGAGATGACTAATGGGCTATACGAAAGGCGAAATAAATCCAAAAAACGCCAGTTGGAACCGATCAACATTCAATCAGAGACCGATCAAACTGCTGTGAAGATTAGAAAACGATCTGTTTCGGAAACAAACGATGGAAGTGATGTCTCTAGGTTCCGCTGGAAAGAGACCATCttagacattttacaaaccaAGGGTGAAATGCCTTTAAGAAAACTACGAGATAaagttatgaaaaaatgtatatattacgtttttaaCTTGAATGATGATACCTTCAAATTGACTGAATATGAAAAAGCTATTGCGAAGTTTAACAAAACAGtagaaaagttaaaagaatCATCTGCAATATGTATTTCAGATAATAAAGTGAAATTAGTCAAATAAATCTATgcatcatttttatataaaataaagtcaGAGAGGAATGCTAAATAGATGTtacataattgaaaaaaaaaacattgacTTGGATAgactgtttataaaaaattatgatggcAAACTAGTCTtgacatttttgtattaaatttgtattaaataatttgtgtaaaatttttgtctttgaatcataattatttgtgTCGAaggtgtataaaataattttttgtaataaaattcgttattccatttattatataaaagtctACTTTTTTACACAGTTTATgacaaatttatcttttataataaatacttaacgATAAGACAGATATTGGAAGGTATGTGATCTTACGTACGCGAGcacatattgatataaattacttaGAACACGAATCTTATAAGCAGGACTTGATATATACAACCTTCATTCTCTCTCCTGATATATTGTGTTGTTGATTAATGTGAATCGGATGGAAAGTCATGCAAGAATTTTTCGGAATACCACGCGTGATCGCTCATGGTCGCTAAAAGACCCTTTGTAAGTACTTTGTCATCATTAGATCCGAAATAAATTGGTTGTTGATCGTATAACTGTGTCACTGTTCCTCCTAAAGCACTAcaagataaaacaaaaaataaattaatgacaaGTAAATATACTATGTAGTGTATAAAGCCAAATCTTTAATTAAGCTGAATAGCAATACCTAAGAATTGCAGTGCCAGCACATATATCCCATTTCTTGATAGCAGTCGTATGAACGTACGCTGTTGCATTACCAGCAGCTACTTCCAAAAATTTGTATCCTAAAACAAGACATctcttatatttgtatattctatataaaattcctAATAACAAGAATTGAAGGCATGAAAAGAGTGCGGGGCTGAgcaacgaaaaataaaaaacaatgagTCTTAAAACACTCAGAAAAATACGCGTATAAAATTATCTGTCTTCACTTCCATTCACGAGTCTTTAATAGGGAATTACAGAAATAAACTTGCgctattaacaaaattttttttttacctgcACCAGCagcagaaataattttaatattgtcacCAAAGGCAGCTTTAGATGAGTTTTTTACTTGGCCAGCATGTGAGAGAGATACAATCAAGATAGGCGTTTTATTGTCCTTTACCTGTTCAACAAAGATTAGTGAAATAATGTGTTATAAAGTTTATTGTAACTTCCTTTGTCAAATTACCTCGATTTCACACAATTACCTTGggtaaatttttcaagtttcttGATACACCATGATTGCTCCACGTCCAGAATAAACTGGAATTCTGTTTTGTCTCAAACGGTTTATATATAACACCAATAACTGGTTGTCCTTTGACGGCGATGCATACCATAGTAGATACATATTGCAGTAAATTCTCTAAAAATATGATAGGGCATCGAGCAAAACTTGGTTTATAAGAAACTACATCaagctaaaaaatataaaatgtcccAAAACCACCAAGTATCCTTctaatttattcaaaagtaAGTAAAAAGCTTTGTATTAacttaatatttgaaaaaaaaggaacttGGTGAATCTGGTATAAAGACTCGATGTCTTAATAGTTTTCCAATGTTTTAATGTCCAATTACTGCGCCTacatgttaaattatttatttagggACTAAGCTTTACCCGCAACATCTTATTATTCTGAGATTGTTCATAATATGTTACATTATTACAGAATTTACGTGATTATCTGTATCATATTATGTCCAAAAAACCAATTTTTGTTTGATCCTGAAAACAGTCGGTGCTTCTTCAATATCTAGCCATAAACGatcatgaaaatattaatttgtttccAAATTGCAATTGCAGGTAATACATTTTCCTCATACTCATTGCTTATAATCTAATCTTTGGGTAtctcttataaaatttgtagcCAACTTATTTTGATTGTAATATGAACATGTTCGAACATAAAAGTGCACAATATCggtcattttaaaaataactgttcCTGCCATAAATAAcctgaaaagtaattttgttagAGGTACTGAAATATCGTAATGGCAAAGATGCACCTTTACCTGTGAATTCTTTGGTGGCGTCAAGAGGATCTATCCAGATTGTAATATCATTAACGTTTACAACGTCGTCACTTATATCGTAACCTTCGAGATTTTTGACAGAATTCTTAATATCTTCTACTCTAATTTTATCACAATCTTGCGACGTTTCCTCAGATATCACAGTAATCCCTGGGAATGCTTCCGTCAAAGAGCGATACATGGCACAGTGAGATCTATAATCCGCCGCTGTTACTGGATCATTTACACctttaaaaaaagtagaaaagaaGAATCCATATTATATCACTGTTCCACATTTATGCCACAGTCTGTCGATTCAAGAAAATAGAAGATTGtacatgaaaatttaatgCGAGAAATAAAAACCTGACAGACTATTGTGCAATATATCATATCACACACAATTACGTATCGAATTACATGTCAATAGTTACCTTCCTTCGTCTGGCCTTTGCTctctattttgaatttaatctGATCGTGCACCGCCACCACTTCCAATCCTCCAATCTCCGCCGCTCTTATCGCAGCGGCGAGAAGCCGCTTCAAGGACACATCCTTGTCATTCGCACGTCGGTTCGTGCAGAGGTAGAGAATGCCTAGAAGCACGAGCGCACACAGAAGTAGCTTTTGCGTACGCACGCTCATCCCGCTGTGGTGAATTAAACGACGTGTGACCAGCCGTGGAACGGCAAGATTTATCACGGTGTGACTTTACAAGCCTTTAATCACAGAAAACCTGTAACAATAAATGcataatgtaatatacataatttttatctatctatatgtataaaacatatatatatgtcacaGTAAAAGCATAAAATCAATACTTATAAAACTTACTAATTGTATACACTCAACAGTAAGTGTATATATACTGCAATTACAGACTCATACAATTGTACACTAATTTcatcaataaaaatgttaaaaaacaaGATAATGCTCTCACTGTAACACATATAAATAAGACGCGGCCTTTTCATAACCTCGCACGAGGgtgtttaaactttaaacatgAGATAAATTATGCAAGCATGATTTGCGATAAGCTTGTTTTGAACATTATCGTTCCACGTCACGTGGGCTCTTCTTTCAGCAGGACGAGAAAATCAAGAGATCCGAAGCAATCCGAAGTGCGACTTTTCTTTGGTTAGTTTTCACGAATGTCGATcagaaagaaaacatatttatcttctCGCTGTTCTTTAATCATACTGGAGCAATTTACAAAAGATAAACAGAGACGTAACAAAGGATTCACTTGCTTcggttacattttttacactttACTTAGATCTCTTTgatatttctcttcttttacaAAAGCTAGACACATACCACTTCAATTTAAATTCAGAAAGTGTCACAGCTAAAAACTCGACATAATGGCTCACGAATCTCACACACACTTTTTGCACTTATACCTCACTCTCTTTGTCTGTTACTTCAAACAAATACTTAATACGCATTTTTGAAGCAAGAACTGTTTAGGTAAAATTATTGAGTATTTATCAATATACTGATTTTATGCACAAATACCAATATCGACTGATACGATTTGTTTGATTCGTCTTTCAAATACGCAAAAATTCCGAAGTTTCGCAGACTTTTCTGAGTTTTCGATCTCTACTTCTAAATCCATTCCTCCCTCGGCGTCTTTTCTGCATCTTTCTTGAGTAAGCGGTTATATGACCCTCGGGGAATCACGATTACTATGATAAAAAGGGAAGGAGAGATGATTGCGACGTCACTCGAGGAGCTGTGGACGCTGTGGCTACGCCGGCTACGAACACATGAAAGGGATAAGGGGAGGAAGACTATAAAGGAATGCGGAGGGAGGAGGCGACAGACAAAACAGACTGTGTGCTTACCGAAGGAAGAGCGAGATGAATAAGGAAGACTGCTCTGCGTCGATGTATGTACCACGTGTCTGACCCCTcgtcactctctctctctctctctccctcggcTATTACGCGCCTTCAAAACGCGCAATTGCGTCCTAGCGTTCTGCCGGGACAGAAATCCATTATGCTTGTGTATATACacgtatgcatatatatatgttaaaaggGTAGATTAAAGGGCAATACCTTCTGCGCAACATGCGCGCGTCTTTCGGAGCTGGACGCAGAATCGAGAGGCTGGAAAGGAGAGGAATCGCATCCGGGGACTCGTAACTCTATTCATCTATTGCGAGCGATTCAAAGGCAATCAAAGGAGTCCTTTAAAGGACACGATGGAATCTCGGCGACTAGAAGCTAGTGAGTCCTAGGATTCAGTCATCTCGCGTCTGAAATAGAGACGTGCTTTCTATTAGACTTGTTTAACttgctttctttattttataatgtagcGGACACGTATGGATACATCCGTAATCTCGGCAGGATTCTCTCGATCGAGGATCTATCTACTTGTAATCTCTGCGCTATCGCGATGAAGTTGAAATTCGTTGCCGACACCTCTCCGCAATGAGTTTGAACAAAATAACATTCTTGTCAGTAGACACGGTCCATAAGTAAAAACCGTGTTTAGCCAAAGGCTTGAAAACGATATATGCCACGTAcgaaaatataagtaaaagcAGGAGTAAACACGCGTGTAATCTTTTCTATAAGTATTTCTCAGTTTCTCACAGGTCACACATTTTCCGAGTATCTATTTGAGAAAGTCCACCTGTTCGCCTGTAATCAATAAGCGGaacaaattaacatttaatatgcTAGCTCTATGTAGAATCAATAGGCTTTTCCTTTCCCGCACGCGCACGAGTCGATTGGACATTGGACGTACAAAGCATTCTTTGTgatgaaatctttttttttttaggagcACACGATGTCacctttatttttacttacctCTAGACGACGTAATTGTGGAAATAGAAATTTCCGCTGGcgttttcctttctttttagAGGAATATGTTATTCAGGTGTCTGGATATATCACCTACAGGaagtaaaatacaattaacaataaagattttttattcgaccTAAATGGCcgtctttattaaattataatcgtCACGGCTGGCGAAGTAAAAGTTTCTGACTTGGTTTGAAAGTACAATTGtacattaatttgaataattttaggTGAAATATGTTTACACGTGGCAGAGATGCTTTGACTTTGACAGTCGCCTTCTACGTTGCTTTATATGCGTCATACACGTTGTAATTTgcatatgtaatatgtatgtacatccACGTGTGCACGCGATGACGTTTCGCGACGAGGACGCGGGGGAGTCGATAAGTCGGCAGTTGGTTCTTCCCGTGTAATCACGTCCAATTACGACCAATTATAACCACTGAAATTGTCAAACATCGTAAATGACGCCGTCTAGCgattcttcctctctctctctttccttccgtctccctctcttctcccGCCTCCCGGTCGCTTCCCGCTAAAATGAAAACGCTGACCGAAGGAGAAGGGGCAAGGGGAGAGACGAAAGGCGCGAACGCTTTCGTGAACTCTGGTTGGCGTGCGAAGCGGCGTGCGGGCAAAACAAACGCGGTTCGCCACTTTTGTTTGTCGGTTGCGACGGACGCTGCGCGGACGAGCCACGAGGATAGCCTGAGTCGGAGTTAATAACACGACCGGTACCCCTTTCCCCCTTGCCCCCGCCCATGAACATTCGGGATTATTGTGTCCGGGAATTGTCGTGCGCGCACGGGCAGGCACGTCCGTGTTTCGGACCGCGTGAATCGTTTTTGCGCAATTTGCGACGAATGCGACGCGGGAGAAaatcgttctctctctctttctctttctccctctcctcccctTCTTCTCCTCGTGTGGGAGAGCGTAGTAAGCTCCGGTGTGTCGGACATAAGTATTCGGCATATTCGCCCTTCGGTCCGGGCACGAAGACTCTCTAGGTGTCCAGGTGTCGAGGATCGAACTATCGAACGGGAACGTCTTGTGGTTGCTTGTGTTGTGGTGAGCCGCCGCCGGTTTGCGCGCGCGG
The Temnothorax longispinosus isolate EJ_2023e chromosome 7, Tlon_JGU_v1, whole genome shotgun sequence DNA segment above includes these coding regions:
- the LOC139815847 gene encoding uncharacterized protein produces the protein MVVFTCNHCGDSVKKPKVAVHYQVCRNAPFLTCVDCHKDFRDDEYVAHTKCITEAERYGAKDYVPKPGANKGERKQQEWINVVNNLLNGTVNLSNAERSFLNILSNYDNVPRKKAKFLNFVRNAIGNRANATVVESVWDKMENAHKQSQQVSAKTPEKDTVQNQEQSEADEMTCTRKMNSNNSFDNQNIAENQNNENISKENHSASHQNGGDEAREMTNGLYERRNKSKKRQLEPINIQSETDQTAVKIRKRSVSETNDGSDVSRFRWKETILDILQTKGEMPLRKLRDKVMKKCIYYVFNLNDDTFKLTEYEKAIAKFNKTVEKLKESSAICISDNKVKLVK
- the LOC139815848 gene encoding putative inositol monophosphatase 3; the protein is MSVRTQKLLLCALVLLGILYLCTNRRANDKDVSLKRLLAAAIRAAEIGGLEVVAVHDQIKFKIESKGQTKEGVNDPVTAADYRSHCAMYRSLTEAFPGITVISEETSQDCDKIRVEDIKNSVKNLEGYDISDDVVNVNDITIWIDPLDATKEFTENLLQYVSTMVCIAVKGQPVIGVIYKPFETKQNSSLFWTWSNHGVSRNLKNLPKVKDNKTPILIVSLSHAGQVKNSSKAAFGDNIKIISAAGAGYKFLEVAAGNATAYVHTTAIKKWDICAGTAILSALGGTVTQLYDQQPIYFGSNDDKVLTKGLLATMSDHAWYSEKFLHDFPSDSH